gaggacaggcaccaaaacaacacagagaaaccctgtctcaaaaaaacaaaaacaaacaaacaaaaaaacaaaaaaacccagaagtcACATGACCAACACAATAGGCACAGGAAAAGCATTCAGAAAGCCCGGTGCTCTGTTAACAGTATTCattaagggggctggagaatgACTCAGTTGCTAGTGTTTGCTGCAAAAGCAAGCAGATAAGAATTTGATCCCCAGCTCAATcattctggggaggcagagacaggaggcttgctggccagctactCTAACAGAATCTGCAAGCTACAgataaataaagacaaataaagTGGGTAGTGATTTAGGAAGCCACTAGATTTTAACCTCTAGcctgtgcatatacatgtacatatacacacagaaaacaaaaatagtattTATCAAACTAAAAATAGGAAATTTCTCAAACAGCTGTATGTCTTCTATGCCTAAGAATACAACATGGAGGTCCTCTCTTGCTATTTCTGTTTAACAATGTGCTGGAGATTCTGGCCAGGGAAATTTGACAAGAAGTAAAAGATCTACATTGTGAGGTTTAAAAGGCAAAACTATCTGTTTGCAGATAATATACTCTTGTTTACATAGAAAATCCTAAACAGTTCATTAGAAAGCTGTGAGGCTAATAATCCACAGGCTTATTAAGGTTGTAGAACACAAGAAAACTCAAAGACCTGTtgtttggggctggagtgatggctcagttggtaaagggccTCCCATAAAGCCTGAGGACTTGATTTAAATCTGTCATCCACAAAAACACTGGATGGCTTGGTGGCCCGCCTATAACCCTGGCAATCCAGGGGTGGAGACGGTGGAGATAAGGGATGCCTGGAGCAAGCTTGCTAGCTAGACTAGTCAAATCtgggagctctgggttcaagatACAAGGTGGAGAAGAGTCAGGGAAGCACCTGACGTCAACCTCTGCTTTctacatgcacacaggtgcatgcacaccacacaccaaTGCATATCAAATTCCTGAACAAAACAGTTGAGAAGTCCTGTGCAGCATTTAGAGAGAAACTGTGATATATTATCTCTTTCCCCTGGTCCTTCACATGTCATGTTTATGTTTGTCTGTAGACACATCCATATAGGAATTGTCCCACTCATATTTCTTCTCTGGTAGATAGCCATCTTTATAGGCttctttaaaagcttttttttttttttttattttggtttacctttcaagtttgttttcttggggctggagaaatggctcagagtttaagagcactggttgctcttccagaggtcctgagttcaattaccagcaaccacatggtggctcacaaccacctataatgagatgtagccccctcttctggcatgtaggcatacatgcaggcagaacactgtatatagaataaacaaataaatttttttaagttattttaaaatgttttgttttttgatcatTGTGTGTGAGGGCAAGCTCATGTGGAGATCTGAGGACAAACTCAGGTATAGGTCCTTGTGTTCCACcctgtttgagacaggatgtcctGTTTGTTGCTGCACAGACCAGCGTTGCTGGTCTTTAAGCATCCAGAGattttcctgtttccacctcccatctctccacaggaacactggcagtacagatgtgcagctggtttatgtgggagctggggatctgaactcaggtctctgtgcttgtacagcaagtgctctacccactgaaccatccacCTCGTCCCTAAAACTGTGGTTGAAGGATTTGTTCATAGTATAATTCCTGTGTATTAGGAATAAAGAAATAGGGTTATTCAGAGATTTTATGATCCTAGATTTCACATTATCTTCCCTTTTCTCGGTTTTAACTCAGTCTACTATAGTTTAGTTCAATTCCACAGCCAAGAATTCATCTTATCTCCCATTATCCCAGATTAGCTCAGTCCACTGTAATTCAGTTCCTTGACCATTTGGTGAGTACTTGCTGTGGTATGGGGCAAAGTGGAAACATGAAGATAGGTGACTGAATTACAGCCCTATCCTCCAGGAATTTGTAATCTAATGGGAAATTCTTGAAAACCCCTAACCAAGGAGAAGAAAGGCCCTATGATCAGTGGGATTTGGGGAACAAGGAGAAAGAGGGTTTACTGTACCTGGGCCTGATGTGCCAGTCAGACCcagatcagaaactgcctttaACAGTCGATGGGTAATTGGCTGGGCCATTGacccttagtgtgtgtgtgtgtggggggggggtgcttaaCATGCTCCACAGTGCCAGTTTAAGGGGTTTGCAGTCCAGTGACCATTGTCACTGAATTCTGAGTTTAAAGAAAATCTAAAGGGATTGAAACAGTGAGGTTTAAGAGACATCTAACTTGAAAGTCTGGTATTAACAACTCTAATGGAGTGCACTGTGGAAGTAGAAAACCTCTGACGCCCTTGAGAGCTAAAGGACTGGAAGCAGACCCTCAGtcaggcttgggggtggggggtgggaactAAAGTCAGCTCTGTGAAGTTGAATTTGAAATTGGTTTCACGCCATAACAGAAGTGCAGGACAGAAGTGCAGCCAGCCATTATTTAACTGTTATCTCAACCCAGCAAGAGCTGATGAAGTGAGAGTTTCCTGACGCCTGGTTCTCTCGTGTATAAAATAGACTTGTTCTCTGTCTTTAGGTTTAGAGGTTAGCATGCCAGGAATTAATTAACTCTGTAGTCATGTGAGAGTAACAGTGGCCCTGAAATGAGGACAGGAGAAGGACACATTGCTGAAATGAGGACATGTCTCTAGAAGAAAGACACAAAAAGAACTAGTAACTAATAACGATGAAAGTGTTTGCATGGGGAAATGACAGAGGAGGGAAAAGACTCATTTGTAGAGAATGGCTCAGAACGCAGAGATGAAGAATGATCAAGGAAAATGGAAAACTCTGTGCTCTGAAGGCATGCCCAAACTTCACCTTAAAATTTGCCCACATGATTCCCAGCTACTGCATTTCCATAGATACTTTATTAGATGAtttaactcccccccccccccaaagacaaggtttctttgtgtagctttggtgcctgttctggacctcgctctgtaggccaggctggccttgaactcacagagatccacctggctctgcctcccaagtgctgcccagctgatttaactttttaattgAGTTAGTAATTctttgccctagcatattttcaGTTCTGCACTGAAAAGGTTCCTTTGATAATTTTaaagaaaggggggaaaaaaatcaggttGACACAGTAACCGTCTTTGGTGAATTGAACACCATGGAATCATTTGAATTAcagattattttataaactcaAAGTGGAATGAAGAGAATATGATTGTTGCCACTatcaaaagagggaaaaaaaactatcaaaCTCAGTATCTTAACTTTAAGATGTATGACTTTGTCTTTACAGGGCTCAAACTAATCTTTTAAAAGATGACTAATGAGGGAACAAGACAAGCACATAATACATTTAACTCAGCTAATCATCTTTATCTTGCACAGTTGGCTGGGGAACAGACCAGGGAATTGGCGGATTCGGAGAGGAGCCAGGGATTAAATCTCAGCTAATGAACCTTATTCGATCTGTAAGAACCGTGATGAGAGGTAAGAAGAAAACTGTGCAGGGCACTTTAAGGTACAGTTTTGTGGTAGGATTTAAGTAGCAAAGCTTTTGAGAGTGAGAACTATCGGGTTCTCATTTGTAGTGGGAACTCTTTGTTAACCTGGATTTACTGCTTGAAGGGTGCTGGTCTCTTTCTTACATTGCATCTGATTTCTAGGAGATGGAATGTTACTAGTGACTCCACATTGTAAAGCAGAAATAAAGGTTCTGCATTTGCCATTGTATTGGACAATACTTTGAAGCAATTCTTCAATCAAGAAAGAGTGCAGACAGATTGTATTTAAAAATTGAGATTAGAGACTTTTCATGTCTTTATAATAACTTTGGATTCATTGTTAATAAGTTTATACTTGATGGAACTGCAGAACTGTCTTTGCACTGTATTTCTGCTCAAGTGTGCAGCCATGTGGATGTGCCTGTTCCTCTGTGTTCCCAGAGCTGCACCAGCACCTCCAAAGATGCCTCCATGCATGTAGACATGCagtgtggtggtccacacctataatctcaTCCTTTGGGAGGCAAGGAAAGAAGGTTGTTGCAAGTTCCATGCCAGCTTGGGGTACAGAGGAAAATGTGTTAGGTTTTTATGATAGTGTATTTttctattattactatttttttaatatttatttatttacttatttattttttctctattattactattacagTGTGATTGTGATGGCATATTTTTAGATACTTCCATCCTCCTTGGAAGCTGCTTGctactgtttaatttttttcttctatttttgttaTATTCTATAAcaaactttttttctctttcagtgcCACTGATAATAGTAAACTCAATTACTATTGTATTGCTTTTGTTATTTGGCTGAACATTGGGAAACCAGAGACTCAGAAGAGATGCCCCAGAAGTTCCTCTTTCCATCGTGACTGGAATATTCATGTTTTAACAGGCTCATCTTGCAGCTGACAAGAAAATGTAAAGTTGACAATAAAACCAGtttctatttatctgatttttttaatgttgcacTTGTAGTTTCAGTACAAAAAGATGAGATCATCAGAGGCAGGAATGCTCCAGGATTGCACACGCTTGTTAGGGTTAGAAAAGGTAGAGGTTGTTAAAGGGCTGCCGTCTCGGCCTTGTTAGATACTGTTCTGTCTCACAACTCAGGGATGGACTTTTCTCCAAAGTTTTGGAATTCCTTGTCGTTTAGGTATGAACTAAGAGTAATTAACTTCCTATATAAACTTAAAGAGTTTTTTAAAGGAACAATTACATATAATTGACAAATTGGTAATTTTGGAATTTATTTTGAGCTCTTTGGTTAACTAGTCTACGTCATCTCTGCTATAAAGAAATGTATAGATAACTACATGGGGCAGTACCCTGATTTCAGGGAGAATTCTAATTCTGTAAATCAGTTGTTTGGTAACTGTGGTTTTAAGTTCTTTTTATGCTGCTGTTGACCTGAACAGTGAGACCAGAGTATTTACGTATTTTCATTGGTAGAAAGTCTTCCCTTTTTACAACAGTGATTTGTTTGATAAAATCAGTATAACTGTTAGTTGACAAAATCAGCCCATACAATCACAAAGTAAGCTGTAGGAGCAGGCCTGAAGTGCTCCCTGCTCCCAAGTCATATTTCTATTTCTTGGTGGAGGAGCATGGTAAAGGTATGATTCTTGGTTGCTCATTCTGTCTGTCAGTAGACCATTTATGGTAGATAacgtttgttggtttgtttttatgtcttttgttAATGTTTTAGGCCAACTTTGTGAAGTTCTTTGCTCATCCCATAATACTACAGTACAGTTTTATATGGGAAGATTTAAACTGTGCAACTATTGTGTGAAATGTTTCagttacaatattttaaaggGGTGGGATAGCATCTTTCTGTGTAGGAaaacttttataaataaagttgacTTTTCAACTCAAGCATTTGGTTTGTGCTTTAGTATAAACCTAGCACTATTAATTTGTTGATGTCTGTTTTGTTCTTTACTGTAAAATTGCTGAATAGAgatgtaataaaattaatattcgTAATTCATTTACTTCTTCAGTGAATTAACTGAATTGCTGACATAAATGAAGAGGATCCTCAACTCAGGATCTAAAACTGAAGCAGGTGCTGAAGACCTTCTGGTCATGTCTCAATTGGAGAGGGCTGATCTTTCATTTGGACGTAAGGATTGGCAGCTGGACCAGGAAGATGCCTTTGAATGCTTGGCTTCTATGAGGAACTAGCATACTTGGTACTAGAATGTTCCTCTAGCTTAAGAGTTAATAAGCCAGTCTCGGTGACTCAcaccaaattttatttttttaaaacattgaagaTGATTAAGTCCAAGTTTGAGCCTCTATTCAGATCTTTAAAAAGCGATCAATTCAGGGCATTCCTGTTCCTATGTACTGAGTCATACAAAATTTTCAGAGACTTTGGTCCTAACCCCACTGTTCATATAAGGCATAACAGCACACCTTTCCATTGATTTAGTTTGGAATATTGTTCAAGTTCACTCTACTCGGAGCCCAGCAAGACCAGCGTACTCTGTAGCAAAGCAGTTCTGAGAGCATGAAGCACTGGCTCCAGAACATTTGCTTCTGGGACCATGCTCATAATCTAGTTTTGATGTTGGCCAGGGGCCCTGATTTCCCTGGAGTAGATGAGATTCAGAAACTGCAGTGTCTTTTTCTAGTCGACAGTAGCCTGACATTCCCAATTCCCTCCCACATCCTCCCCCTTGTCCATTCTCAGGATTAATAGTATGTGATCTTCGTAGACTCCAAATGTTTTAGTAATTATGGTCCTTGTGCTCTGGCCAATGTCTGTGCCTTGCTCTGTTTTCAAGGGTCTTGATACTACTCTAGACACTAAATCTACAACACAATTTtactcaagtacagtgtagtttTCAGGCTTTGCTTACGAACTGCAGTCCCAGACTAGAAAGGAGCAGAACTATGATGCTCTGACAGGTAAAGCTCCACAGGAGCTGGTCTTTGACAGTGGTTGTTTCTGTAGGTGTTAGGCTGCCATGATTGGAGCGGGCAGGCAGGTGGGAGGAGCATGAGAGGGCTGCAGACTTGGTGAGGGCCTCAGCACCCTTAGTCCTCTTAGTGTTACAACTCTGGGGTGGGCCTACAAAGTCAAGATTCAAAAGTCGCTGACTGTGTTTGGCATCATAGCATCCAGGCAGTCCTATGCCTCAGCCTTTGGCAGTAGCCAGTGTTACAGCTTTTGTATAGGCCTAGGCATTTGGAGTTTCTTAGCTTTAAAGACTTGGCTGTTCTCATGAACTATCCCAGTGATCAAACCTACAGTTTATCTTCTCTGGCTTCTTAcaggcttttattattattattattttatctgtcTTGGTATTCTGACATTTTGCTCTTCTGTGCCGCCCTTCCCTTTTTTCTTGCTCTGGCCACTCGAGCTGTTTAGCTGCAGCTGGCTGCCCCTCTGTAACTCAACTGTGCCACCTGCTGAGCTGTATAAATGCCACTGTTGCTCTTCTGCTTCTTTGTTGGCATTACCACCTCACCctacaagaaggaaggaagggagggagggagaaagggagggaggaaggaaggaagactgtTCAAGAGAAGCCTTTCATGACACCTCATGTTGCAGTACTAGGAGAGGCAGCACAGGAAGGTGTCTCCCTGTTGATGCAGTGAACCTAGACAGCCTCCTTCCAGAGCCGAGAAGGGATGTTGGAACCAGTCACAGCTTCGCCTCTTACCACCAGCTTCCAGCCATTGGGGCTTGTGTTTGAGGTCAGTCACACTCACAACTGTTGGACCAGGCTTGTTAACAAAATGCCTGGTACAAACTCATCTAGGCCTGCCTCAGGTTGCACCTTCAGAAGGTAGGGTATTCGGGCATGACAGGGTGGTGTTGTATTCCTCAAGGTTCTCTAGAGTGGCTTACACCCTATTGGCTGACAGACTGTGGTCCACCAAGTTCAACAATGGCCATCTACCAAGGGacagtccaagaatccagtagtggTTCActctacaaggctggatgtctcggCTCATCTTTAGTACATGCCAGAGTCCCAaagcaggctctaatgccagtgtaggaatggacttgccagcaagagcgGGAAGGCAAAAAGAACCACCTTCCTTCTGtgtctttatataggctgccagcagaaatGTGGCCCAGGTTAGaggtggatcttcctacctcaaaagatcaggattaaaggtgggtcttcccacttcaaatgatttaattaagaaaaaagttcCTCCAGTATGGGCTACATcaagagttccagaacagccagtgctacacagagaaaccctgtctcaaaaaactgaaaagaaaaaaaaatcgctCAAGTATCCTCAGCTTGAGTtgtagttgattccagatgtcgTCAAGGTAATAACCAATAATAGCCATCACAGCTGTCATCTCAAgacttgtcttagtcactgttccattgctgtgagacaccatgaccaaggcaactcttataaaagaaaggatttaattgggggcttacttacagtttcagagggtcggCCTGTTATAATCATGGTGCAGgtgcagtagctaagagctttacatcttaatccacaggctacaggcagagagaaactgggcctggctgacctttgaaacctcaaaacctgcccacCAATGacaaacttcccccaacaaggacACACATCCTAATCCCCtccaaacagttcatcaactgGGTATGCAAATACATGGGGTAAGCAGATCCTCATTCCAACCAGCACAGTGTTGTGGAGTGTTTGGGATGACTCGTGCTGGTATAGGGTGAGTCAGGATGGCTTtctgctcacagctgcctgttcCACAGGGTCTTTGCTTGTTACAAATGAGTGCTTACAGTAAGGCCTGTTTACTACGCAAAGTGATCTTAACAGACTTCTCCACCCCATTTCCCAAGGAGAGGTGGGTCTCCCTCCTCTGTCTCAGTAACACTGTTGACTCAAGACAGCGTAGAGAAAATGCTAGATGGCGCTCTATGGCATATAGATTGTGGGTTGGCATCAGAGCAGCAGTCTCAACAAGAGGTTCTATATGTCTAAACCTTCACCTCACACTGCTCCTGAAAAGTTAATTCATTTTCATGGTGTATTAAGTACTTTTCTCACTACTGTGACAGAGTacctgaccaaaaacaactcaagatgggtttgttttggtttaagtgtgagaccaaaatgagccatcttagaaataagaccaaaatgctttcaccctaaaattaaggcctaagatttttccttttgggaataggccattagttactgaaaccagtcagttcagattccagaaaccaggaagtgtaaaagtacagagtcacaagatagtcacgaggtaatgcctgccagactatggaatgtcctctccctggtttccagggtaactggccataaaaatgcccccacctgagggcagccaatgagaaatggtggcgggcaaccactcccttagaagtaatttctagaagcccctagaagcgagccaatcagaattgtacccatactagcacccctaaatgatgtaaccttgtgacttttccctttaaaagctgagcttgcagataggtgggcgcttcctcccgcctccactgcgttggatgtattggacgaagtccctgcctaggcttgtattgcttttggatatccagaattaaaccttgcttttgcattccggcatgctcgtctttggtggtctctctgggggtcacgatctgggcacaacataaGGATATGGTCTATCATAGTGGGGAAATGCATGGCAACAAAAGcatgaggcggctggtcacattcATCCACAGGAAGTAGAGACAAATGCTGGTGCGCAGCTGGCTGCTCTCCACCCCCTTTGTAATTAGCCTGGGGCCTTGGTCCATAGGATGATGCGGCCTACATTAAGGATGGGTCCTTCCCTTGGATAAGCTCTGCAAACACCTTCATAGACACGCCCAAAGGTATGTCATTAGGCGATTTCAAACCTAGTTAAGTTGACAAAATTAACCCTCACACATAGTGGACATATAAGGATGCCTATGCCCGCATTCGATTCATTTGGAGCATAAGGAGACAAGCTGTGTGCAGAAAAGGGGTGGTGAAGCGGGCCGAGGCAAGTGGACCAAGATCTTGCTCCCCCCAAAACAGGTAAGGCCCATGGGAGCTCTCATGGAAGGAGAGGCAGACAAGGAAAGCCGAAGGCACAGGTTTGGATGGCGTGATGGGAAGATGCAGAGGCCTGAAGTTACTGGGACACAAGTAAACGCCAACGCTACTGAAGTACCAAAATAGGACACATGGGGCATGGGATGTTGAAGGATTATGAAGACCTCTGAAGCTGACAAGAAATAGGGAAGCGAATAGGCGGAGGAGGCTATGTTTGGGCAACGGTGCTGCGGTATGAGGTTCTATACTGAGCAACTGCAGAGGTGACGGCTCCCTCGCGCACCCAGGATCACAGGCTGCCGCTTGCCAACCGCGGCCTCTTCACCTCTGGAGGCGCACCAGAAATCCCGGGCGCTGCACTGGGCCGCAGGGCGGGACTTCCGGCGCGTCGGGTCTCCATCCGGGTCAGGCGTTGTGCACCGCGACGCGCTGGCCTTTCCAGAGGACGGCcgggcagagggtgaggaggcGCGCGCAGCCAGGAGGCGGAGGGTTTGGGATTGGCGGTCGCGCCCCTGCCGGAGGCTGCATTCCCTGTGAGCGGGTTGGGGAAACGCCAGTGACACCCTGAGAGAACCGCGCCGCCCGGGCCGGGCCTCCCCGCGTCCCGCCGGTGACCGCCCCTCTGCGGCCTGCGCACGCGCAGAACCGGTCTCCCGGGGTTTGCCCTGGCGTTAGGCGGGCTGTTTGCCAAGGCGGGTGTTTCCTGTGTGGTTGTCATTTCTACTGTCCTGCCCTGTAGAGTACGGACGCCAGCCTCCCCAGACCCTGGAATTCGAGTTAGGGCAGAATCCAGGGGCCGAGGCGCCTTCCCCCGAGAGGTGGAAGCCATTGCAGTTGAGTTTGCAAAGAGGTCCTTGCTCTTAAGTCTTCCCAGCTCAGAGATAAATGCACGAGTTCAGTTGATTTAAGAGTCTGTTTTGAGCGTCCTCGTAGGAAAAGGCAACGGCCCTTCCAATTTCAGAGCTCTGCAGTTTAATGGGACATGTAAGCAGGGTGGCGCAAGGTTGGTAGGCTTTATACTGGGGACGCCCAGACGCCCGGATAGAAGTTGAGGTTAGAGGAAATGGTATCTGAGATTAAGCACGAAAGGAGATGGCCAGAGGGAAGGAGAATGGTAAGGGATGCCGCAGTTTTAGACAGCCACCCATGAGGGAAGCAGAAGTCTTACCGCTGAGCAAACTGAATGTGGGTGTGGGAGTAAAGTCACATCGCTTGAAGAGGCGAAGGACACCGCTTTGTACACTGCTGTTCGCTGTTTGGACTTCTTGAGGATATGGGGATCCTATTGAAGGCCTAATAGGAGAATGGCTGGATGAATAATAGTATCATTTATTAATGCACATAATGGTTTCCCAAAAGGTCGGGAACTGTAAGAAAAGGGAGGCGGTTAAGCCTGAGCGTCTAAGTGGCATTATTGGAAAAATTCAATGAGAATAATTTCTTTGAAATCTCATTCATGTTTTATCATATTTAcccaagtttttattttaattatatttaattatattccaCAAATACAAATGCTTTGATAGTTTTATCAAATTCCCAGCTCTCGTATTtatcttggtgatttttttttttatagctcttATCGCATCATTATGTACTCTCCCTTCTCAACCTCAGATACAGAACCCCACCTTTTCAAACGTGGAGCACTGTTCATGCGTTTAATACTCTCAGCAGTGAAGAAACAGGCTAAGCAGCTAAAATGTCCCGAGTTCATGTAGTCAGGGTTCCTACCTAGGCATGTGCACCCTCTTTGTTCTTATACTCAGCTGCCGCCCCTGCATTCCAGGTAATGATTTGGGACTGGACTAAGAGACATCGGAGAGGAGGTTTGGGATTTACCTAAAATAGTTAAGAGGTGATCTTAAAACTAAGATCGTTTTAAGAAAGAGCAGTTAGACTGAACACCGAAGGTGGTAGGACTGACTGGATTTAGCATCTGGACTCCTGGTACTGCCACTCATGGTTTACAGATGGAAGAGCAGCTTTCGGATAAAGATTGAACTGGCCCAAAGATTTTCTTTAGGGCAACTGCACTTTGCAGTATTTGGATCAGTTCTGTTtggtataaaaataaatgtgttttcttctttgcacCAAACAGATCCCATCAGTTgtttatgggttttttgttttattttgttttgttcttttgggtttttttagccTACCTTGGTAGTCCAGCTGTTTATAACTTTTAAAGAGAGATTCTATAGAATTTGTTCAAACTAGGGATaacgagccaggcggtggtggcgcacacctttaatcccagcactcgggaggcagaggcagacagagctctgtgagttcaaggccagcctggtctacagagcgagatccaggacagccaggaatacacagagaaaccctgtctcaggagaaaaaaaacaaacaaactatggATAATGCACAGTGTTGGTTCCAGATTAGAGCAAAACTGTAGACTTCTTTGAAGCCCTTGTATTTCTTTCCAGGTTGATACTCATATTTATCATTGCAGTTGGCCCTCCCTACCTCGGGGTCTGTATCTACACATTCAATCAACTGCCGATCAGAACTTCTtcaaaaaagccagatgcagtggtAGGAGGCACCTGCaattccatcactcaggaggcagattcatgagtacaaggccagcttaggctgaTTTTGTTCTAGGAAAACcataaagaaggagagagggagggagggcaagaaATATtctaaaggagaaataaaattttatttatgctaAACAGTATGAAGTTCTTGTCATCATTCCCTAAAGGAGTCCGTATAACAACTCTACACAGCGTTTATTTACATTGTTTTAAGTCCTGTATTGAAAGAC
This Peromyscus eremicus chromosome 19, PerEre_H2_v1, whole genome shotgun sequence DNA region includes the following protein-coding sequences:
- the Ier3ip1 gene encoding immediate early response 3-interacting protein 1 — translated: MAFTLYSLLQAALLCVNAIAVLHEERFLKNIGWGTDQGIGGFGEEPGIKSQLMNLIRSVRTVMRVPLIIVNSITIVLLLLFG